The Castanea sativa cultivar Marrone di Chiusa Pesio chromosome 11, ASM4071231v1 genome contains a region encoding:
- the LOC142617155 gene encoding putative disease resistance protein RGA3 isoform X2, whose amino-acid sequence MADPTSLVIQPVLSFILKTTTSLIKDEYSMVHGVKEEIKNLESKLTSIQGVVEDAENKQVNDPHLKDWLRKLQEAASDAEDILDTFATEAYRWKQKQKERKIQPPLSKSEISYKRDAAQTIKKISERFDRIAKEKEAFHLDIKVNGGETQSPSYTGYFVDKSDVVGREDDKERITHMLLSNEFDKEGDVSVIPIIGMGGLGKTTLAQLIFNDDRVKEHFEARMWVCVTVQFDLTRILKEMIQFHSKMKLDDSSTSHLQTRLLEYLVGQRFLLVLDDVWTEDYLKWEPLKDLLKKGAKGSRVLVTSRITKVKDIIGTQPPHLLSYLPEEECWSLFAKIAFKGDSLSSQRLKVLEEIGREIVRKCKGLPLAVKAMGGLLRGCVDDLNKWRQIGSSEIWEIEDRNAGNDRPKILAILKLSYDHLPSHLKRCFAYCSLFPKAYTFHKEDLVKLWISQRFIQARGRETEEETGIAYFDELLIRSFFQVSVIEVKEKFNMHDLIHDLGLSISSPNCGLVNDNEPYSFSEQSRHVSLLGKDVEQPLLTIVENASKLRSLLFPSHYLKNFGQALEKVFRTLKYIRTLDLSSSIILELPSSIKELKLLRYLDLSRTEIKLLPKSICKLYNLETLKLLGCPWLFELPKDLGNLVNLRHLELDDLFWVKFSILPPKVGNLTNLHDWHAFQVGNKTGYGIEELKNMAYLSGTLHISKLENVDDVREAKMNEKKYLWKLVFEWSDRVVNTHDEATEKNVLEGLQPHSNLKELQIRHYRGNEFPAWMREGQLQNLISVTLNDCTNCKILTLGELPNLQLLYIKGMQELEKWPEVKCPSLSRLKFSNCPKLKELPEFFPNLRTLKIKRCTSLRALPVAPSLMFLKLIDNLVLEDWHEVMTTWVAVNGQGQRSSWHQGSWFKLLELNVISCPKLQALPQHFSPQKLEISGCELLVALPQPQFAQRLQHLALDSCHDGTLVRAIPNTSSLYSLVISGISNLNSLPKWPQLPGLKALYIRDCKDLVSLSENVEGSLRALVSLKHLSVRNCPMLVTLTEELPATLECLSIGSCPLLQSLGPKEILKSLPSLQDLYIEDCPKLNSLPEDGLPSSLQHLQIHGCQLLTERCQKEDGGGPDWPKVMHISDLEIDLPEVSSTTLPKKKPSAAAWCRRFLRSGGAIATEVNRSNSDVDKAVNEDLNEPKAEQEGTGSKESFPSTESKSSSTKDSSNGISKQASGLPQLVDEEEEKQETHLVPRSASKKVLEEKNITNPTSETIDNEDDDMESFYTSLGAKSETSPSTSSSVITDVQSQKTRPGQSEIDKALDIVKNVLATDFSSACHPGRSISLDSELELLCDLDENDGISVGMKFLVLQLSKDFKVLKSRYCQANDTIERCTNLIKPMAEIAFQLDANKQKFFELNSVEATIQKSIIEAEAQINELQKKLDTFPLAEQHMHDKQTMSTDGKSISGAEGQINELKQKIDSLTKRKGKGKQEKKMNFTDGKKLKEKMDVAAKAEEEKKEAERIKREIEEKWSDYNKQFETLTCSGGMTFS is encoded by the exons ATGGCTGATCCTACTTCACTGGTAATACAACCAGTTCTGTCTTTCATCTTGAAGACTACTACCTCCTTGATCAAGGATGAGTATTCTATGGTCCATGGTGTCAAGGAAGAGATAAAGAACCTGGAAAGTAAGCTCACTAGTATCCAAGGTGTGGTTGAAGATGCAGAGAACAAGCAAGTGAATGATCCACATTTGAAAGATTGGCTCAGAAAGCTCCAGGAGGCAGCTTCTGATGCCGAAGACATATTGGATACTTTTGCAACAGAAGCCTATCGTTGGAAACAAAAGCAGAAGGAACGTAAAATCCAGCCTCCTCTGAGTAAAAGCGAAATATCATATAAACGTGATGCAGCGCAAACTATCAAAAAGATTTCAGAAAGATTCGATAGGAttgccaaagaaaaagaagctttCCATCTCGACATCAAAGTTAATGGCGGTGAGACTCAGAGCCCAAGCTACACGGGCTATTTTGTGGACAAGTCAGATGTCGTTGGTAGGGAGGATGATAAAGAAAGGATAACACATATGTTGCTATCGAATGAATTTGATAAAGAAGGAGACGTTTCCGTGATTCCCATCATAGGTATGGGGGGCTTGGGTAAAACAACTCTTGCTCAGCTTATCTTCAATGACGACAGGGTAAAGGAGCATTTTGAAGCCAGAATGTGGGTCTGCGTCACAGTCCAATTTGACCTCACCAGGATTCTCAAAGAAATGATACAATTTCATTCCAAGATGAAATTGGATGACAGCTCCACAAGCCACCTACAGACCCGGCTTCTAGAATACTTGGTTGGACAACGTTTCTTACTTGTTCTAGATGATGTCTGGACTGAGGATTACCTAAAATGGGAGCCCCTAAAGGATCTCTTGAAAAAAGGGGCAAAGGGAAGCAGAGTATTGGTCACAAGTCGGATTACCAAGGTTAAGGATATCATAGGCACACAACCTCCCCATCTTTTGAGTTATCTGCCTGAAGAGGAATGCTGGTCcttgtttgcaaaaattgcattTAAGGGTGACAGTTTGTCTAGCCAAAGGCTGAAAGTTTTGGAAGAAATTGGTAGAGAAATCGTCAGGAAGTGCAAAGGTCTCCCGTTGGCAGTCAAGGCAATGGGAGGTCTCTTGCGCGGTTGCGTTGATGATTTAAACAAATGGCGGCAAATTGGAAGCAGTGAAATATGGGAGATAGAGGACCGGAACGCTGGAAATGACAGGCCCAAAATTTTGGCTATTTTGAAATTGAGCTATGACCATCTACCTTCTCATCTAAAGCGCTGTTTTGCTTACTGCTCCTTGTTTCCAAAGGCCTACACTTTCCACAAGGAAGACTTGGTCAAGCTTTGGATTTCGCAAAGGTTTATACAAGCTCGAGGACGAGAGACGGAGGAGGAGACTGGAATTGCATATTTTGATGAGCTCTTAATAAGGTCCTTTTTTCAAGTTTCAGTCATTGAAGTCAAGGAGAAATTCAACATGCATGATCTTATCCATGACTTGGGACTATCAATTTCAAGCCCCAACTGTGGTCTGGTTAATGATAACGAGCCCTACAGTTTCTCTGAACAATCTCGTCATGTGAGCTTGCTTGGTAAAGATGTTGAGCAGCCTTTGTTGACAATTGTTGAGAATGCTAGTAAGCTGCGGTCACTTCTATTTCCCAGTCACTACTTGAAAAACTTTGGTCAGGCCCTTGAGAAAGTGTTTCGTACATTGAAATACATACGGACCTTGGATCTTAGTTCAAGTATAATCTTGGAATTGCCTAGCTCAATTAAAGAGTTGAAGTTGTTACGCTACCTTGACCTCTCTAGAACAGAAATCAAACTTCTTCCCAAGTCAATTTGCAAACTCTACAATTTGGAAACTTTGAAACTCTTGGGTTGCCCTTGGCTTTTCGAATTGCCCAAGGACCTTGGGAACTTGGTTAATTTGCGACATTTGGAGCTCGATGATTTATTTTGGGTCAAGTTCTCCATCCTTCCACCAAAAGTGGGGAACTTAACCAATCTGCACGATTGGCATGCATTTCAGGTTGGCAACAAGACTGGATACGGAATTGAAGAACTGAAGAACATGGCATACCTCTCAGGAACATTACATATCTCAAAGCTGGAAAATGTGGATGATGTACGGGAGGctaagatgaatgagaaaaagTACCTTTGGAAGTTGGTGTTTGAATGGAGTGACAGGGTTGTCAATACACATGATGAAGCAACTGAAAAGAATGTACTTGAAGGCCTACAACCTCACTCAAACCTCAAAGAGCTCCAAATTCGTCACTACAGGGGTAATGAATTTCCAGCTTGGATGAGAGAAGGGCAGCTCCAAAATTTGATCAGTGTTACCTTGAATGATTGCACGAACTGCAAAATCCTCACTCTAGGTGAGCTACCCAATCTTCAATTGCTCTACATCAAAGGTATGCAGGAGTTGGAGAAATGGCCAGAGGTCAAATGTCCTTCCCTCTCACGGCTAAAGTTTAGCAACTGCCCCAAACTGAAGGAGCTACCCGAGTTCTTTCCAAATTTGAGAACCTTGAAGATCAAGCGCTGCACATCTCTAAGGGCTCTTCCAGTGGCCCCAAGTTTGATGTTTCTAAAACTTATTGACAATCTTGTTTTGGAGGATTGGCATGAAGTAATGACAACGTGGGTGGCTGTAAATGGTCAAGGCCAACGTTCCAGTTGGCACCAAGGGTCTTGGTTTAAATTGTTGGAACTGAATGTAATAAGCTGTCCCAAGCTGCAGGCACTGCCACAACACTTCTCTCCACAGAAGTTGGAGATCAGTGGGTGTGAGTTATTAGTTGCTCTCCCACAACCACAGTTTGCCCAACGTCTTCAGCATTTAGCACTGGATTCATGTCATGATGGAACATTAGTGAGGGCAATACCAAATACCAGTTCTCTATACTCGCTGGTTATTTCTGGCATCTCAAACCTCAACTCGCTTCCAAAATGGCCCCAACTTCCTGGCCTCAAGGCGTTGTACATTCGTGATTGCAAAGATTTGGTTTCTTTGTCTGAGAATGTAGAAGGGTCACTACGAGCTTTGGTATCTCTCAAACACCTCTCCGTCCGAAACTGTCCAATGCTTGTGACATTAACCGAGGAGCTCCCTGCTACACTAGAGTGTTTGAGTATTGGCTCATGCCCCCTTCTGCAGTCTCTAGGCCCCAAGGAGATACTGAAGAGCCTCCCTTCACTTCAGGACCTTTACATCGAGGATTGTCCCAAGCTCAACTCCTTGCCTGAGGATGGGCTTCCCAGCTCTCTTCAACATTTGCAAATACATGGATGTCAGCTGTTGACAGAGCGATGCCAAAAGGAGGATGGAGGAGGCCCAGATTGGCCAAAGGTTATGCATATTTCTGACCTGGAGATTGACTTACCTGAAGTTTCTTCAACAACTTTGCCCAAGAAGAAACCATCAGCAGCAGCTTGGTGTCGTCGATTCCTACGCTCTGGAG GGGCCATTGCCACAGAGGTCAATCGGAGTAATTCTGATGTAGACAAAGCTGTTAATGAGGATCTAAATGAACCAAAAGCAGAACAGGAAGGGACCGGATCCAAAGAATCCTTTCCCTCAACTGAGAGCAAATCAAGCTCCACAAAG GATTCTTCCAATGGAATCTCCAAACAAGCATCAGGTCTCCCACAACTAGtagatgaggaagaagaaaaacaagaaactcATTTGGTCCCTAGGTCAGCCTCAAAGAAAGTTctagaagagaaaaacataacTAATCCAACATCTGAAACTATTGACAATGAGGACGATGATATGGAGTCCTTTTACACTTCCTTAGGAGCCAAATCTGAAACTTCTCCGTCTACATCCAGTAGTGTCATAACTGATGTGCAGTCCCAGAAAACCAGGCCAGGTCAATCTGAAATAGACAAGGCATTGGACATAGTAAAAAATGTATTAGCAACTGACTTCTCTTCCGCATGTCATCCCGGTCGTTCCATTTCTTTAGATTCAGAATTAGAATTGTTGTGTGACTTGGATGAAAATGATGGCATCTCGGTTGGAATGAAATTCCTAGTGCTTCAACTCTCAAAGGACTTCAAAGTTCTGAAAAGTCGATACTGCCAAGCCAATGACACCATTGAAAGGTGCACCAACCTGATCAAGCCTATGGCTGAGATAGCATTTCAACTGGATGCAAATAAACAAAAGTTCTTCGAGCTCAATTCAGTTGAGGCAACAATTCAAAAGAGTATAATTGAGGCTGAGGCACAGATCAATGAGCTACAGAAGAAATTAGACACCTTCCCTCTGGCCGAACAACACATGCATGACAAGCAAACAATGTCAACAGATGGAAA GAGTATCTCTGGAGCTGAAGGACAGATAAATGagctaaaacaaaaaatagattcTTTGACTAAACGGAAAGGAAAGGGAAAGCAAGAGAAGAAAATGAACTTCACCGATGGAAAGAAGCTGAAGGAAAAGATGGATGTGGCAGCTAAGGCAGAGGAGGAGAAGAAGGAAGCTGAGAGGATCAAGAGGGAGATTGAAGAAAAGTGGTCAGACTACAACAAACAGTTTGAGACGCTTACGTGCAGTGGAG GAATGACCTTCTCCTAG
- the LOC142617155 gene encoding putative disease resistance protein RGA3 isoform X1, whose protein sequence is MADPTSLVIQPVLSFILKTTTSLIKDEYSMVHGVKEEIKNLESKLTSIQGVVEDAENKQVNDPHLKDWLRKLQEAASDAEDILDTFATEAYRWKQKQKERKIQPPLSKSEISYKRDAAQTIKKISERFDRIAKEKEAFHLDIKVNGGETQSPSYTGYFVDKSDVVGREDDKERITHMLLSNEFDKEGDVSVIPIIGMGGLGKTTLAQLIFNDDRVKEHFEARMWVCVTVQFDLTRILKEMIQFHSKMKLDDSSTSHLQTRLLEYLVGQRFLLVLDDVWTEDYLKWEPLKDLLKKGAKGSRVLVTSRITKVKDIIGTQPPHLLSYLPEEECWSLFAKIAFKGDSLSSQRLKVLEEIGREIVRKCKGLPLAVKAMGGLLRGCVDDLNKWRQIGSSEIWEIEDRNAGNDRPKILAILKLSYDHLPSHLKRCFAYCSLFPKAYTFHKEDLVKLWISQRFIQARGRETEEETGIAYFDELLIRSFFQVSVIEVKEKFNMHDLIHDLGLSISSPNCGLVNDNEPYSFSEQSRHVSLLGKDVEQPLLTIVENASKLRSLLFPSHYLKNFGQALEKVFRTLKYIRTLDLSSSIILELPSSIKELKLLRYLDLSRTEIKLLPKSICKLYNLETLKLLGCPWLFELPKDLGNLVNLRHLELDDLFWVKFSILPPKVGNLTNLHDWHAFQVGNKTGYGIEELKNMAYLSGTLHISKLENVDDVREAKMNEKKYLWKLVFEWSDRVVNTHDEATEKNVLEGLQPHSNLKELQIRHYRGNEFPAWMREGQLQNLISVTLNDCTNCKILTLGELPNLQLLYIKGMQELEKWPEVKCPSLSRLKFSNCPKLKELPEFFPNLRTLKIKRCTSLRALPVAPSLMFLKLIDNLVLEDWHEVMTTWVAVNGQGQRSSWHQGSWFKLLELNVISCPKLQALPQHFSPQKLEISGCELLVALPQPQFAQRLQHLALDSCHDGTLVRAIPNTSSLYSLVISGISNLNSLPKWPQLPGLKALYIRDCKDLVSLSENVEGSLRALVSLKHLSVRNCPMLVTLTEELPATLECLSIGSCPLLQSLGPKEILKSLPSLQDLYIEDCPKLNSLPEDGLPSSLQHLQIHGCQLLTERCQKEDGGGPDWPKVMHISDLEIDLPEVSSTTLPKKKPSAAAWCRRFLRSGGAIATEVNRSNSDVDKAVNEDLNEPKAEQEGTGSKESFPSTESKSSSTKDSSNGISKQASGLPQLVDEEEEKQETHLVPRSASKKVLEEKNITNPTSETIDNEDDDMESFYTSLGAKSETSPSTSSSVITDVQSQKTRPGQSEIDKALDIVKNVLATDFSSACHPGRSISLDSELELLCDLDENDGISVGMKFLVLQLSKDFKVLKSRYCQANDTIERCTNLIKPMAEIAFQLDANKQKFFELNSVEATIQKSIIEAEAQINELQKKLDTFPLAEQHMHDKQTMSTDGKSISGAEGQINELKQKIDSLSISGAEGQINELKQKIDSLTKRKGKGKQEKKMNFTDGKKLKEKMDVAAKAEEEKKEAERIKREIEEKWSDYNKQFETLTCSGGMTFS, encoded by the exons ATGGCTGATCCTACTTCACTGGTAATACAACCAGTTCTGTCTTTCATCTTGAAGACTACTACCTCCTTGATCAAGGATGAGTATTCTATGGTCCATGGTGTCAAGGAAGAGATAAAGAACCTGGAAAGTAAGCTCACTAGTATCCAAGGTGTGGTTGAAGATGCAGAGAACAAGCAAGTGAATGATCCACATTTGAAAGATTGGCTCAGAAAGCTCCAGGAGGCAGCTTCTGATGCCGAAGACATATTGGATACTTTTGCAACAGAAGCCTATCGTTGGAAACAAAAGCAGAAGGAACGTAAAATCCAGCCTCCTCTGAGTAAAAGCGAAATATCATATAAACGTGATGCAGCGCAAACTATCAAAAAGATTTCAGAAAGATTCGATAGGAttgccaaagaaaaagaagctttCCATCTCGACATCAAAGTTAATGGCGGTGAGACTCAGAGCCCAAGCTACACGGGCTATTTTGTGGACAAGTCAGATGTCGTTGGTAGGGAGGATGATAAAGAAAGGATAACACATATGTTGCTATCGAATGAATTTGATAAAGAAGGAGACGTTTCCGTGATTCCCATCATAGGTATGGGGGGCTTGGGTAAAACAACTCTTGCTCAGCTTATCTTCAATGACGACAGGGTAAAGGAGCATTTTGAAGCCAGAATGTGGGTCTGCGTCACAGTCCAATTTGACCTCACCAGGATTCTCAAAGAAATGATACAATTTCATTCCAAGATGAAATTGGATGACAGCTCCACAAGCCACCTACAGACCCGGCTTCTAGAATACTTGGTTGGACAACGTTTCTTACTTGTTCTAGATGATGTCTGGACTGAGGATTACCTAAAATGGGAGCCCCTAAAGGATCTCTTGAAAAAAGGGGCAAAGGGAAGCAGAGTATTGGTCACAAGTCGGATTACCAAGGTTAAGGATATCATAGGCACACAACCTCCCCATCTTTTGAGTTATCTGCCTGAAGAGGAATGCTGGTCcttgtttgcaaaaattgcattTAAGGGTGACAGTTTGTCTAGCCAAAGGCTGAAAGTTTTGGAAGAAATTGGTAGAGAAATCGTCAGGAAGTGCAAAGGTCTCCCGTTGGCAGTCAAGGCAATGGGAGGTCTCTTGCGCGGTTGCGTTGATGATTTAAACAAATGGCGGCAAATTGGAAGCAGTGAAATATGGGAGATAGAGGACCGGAACGCTGGAAATGACAGGCCCAAAATTTTGGCTATTTTGAAATTGAGCTATGACCATCTACCTTCTCATCTAAAGCGCTGTTTTGCTTACTGCTCCTTGTTTCCAAAGGCCTACACTTTCCACAAGGAAGACTTGGTCAAGCTTTGGATTTCGCAAAGGTTTATACAAGCTCGAGGACGAGAGACGGAGGAGGAGACTGGAATTGCATATTTTGATGAGCTCTTAATAAGGTCCTTTTTTCAAGTTTCAGTCATTGAAGTCAAGGAGAAATTCAACATGCATGATCTTATCCATGACTTGGGACTATCAATTTCAAGCCCCAACTGTGGTCTGGTTAATGATAACGAGCCCTACAGTTTCTCTGAACAATCTCGTCATGTGAGCTTGCTTGGTAAAGATGTTGAGCAGCCTTTGTTGACAATTGTTGAGAATGCTAGTAAGCTGCGGTCACTTCTATTTCCCAGTCACTACTTGAAAAACTTTGGTCAGGCCCTTGAGAAAGTGTTTCGTACATTGAAATACATACGGACCTTGGATCTTAGTTCAAGTATAATCTTGGAATTGCCTAGCTCAATTAAAGAGTTGAAGTTGTTACGCTACCTTGACCTCTCTAGAACAGAAATCAAACTTCTTCCCAAGTCAATTTGCAAACTCTACAATTTGGAAACTTTGAAACTCTTGGGTTGCCCTTGGCTTTTCGAATTGCCCAAGGACCTTGGGAACTTGGTTAATTTGCGACATTTGGAGCTCGATGATTTATTTTGGGTCAAGTTCTCCATCCTTCCACCAAAAGTGGGGAACTTAACCAATCTGCACGATTGGCATGCATTTCAGGTTGGCAACAAGACTGGATACGGAATTGAAGAACTGAAGAACATGGCATACCTCTCAGGAACATTACATATCTCAAAGCTGGAAAATGTGGATGATGTACGGGAGGctaagatgaatgagaaaaagTACCTTTGGAAGTTGGTGTTTGAATGGAGTGACAGGGTTGTCAATACACATGATGAAGCAACTGAAAAGAATGTACTTGAAGGCCTACAACCTCACTCAAACCTCAAAGAGCTCCAAATTCGTCACTACAGGGGTAATGAATTTCCAGCTTGGATGAGAGAAGGGCAGCTCCAAAATTTGATCAGTGTTACCTTGAATGATTGCACGAACTGCAAAATCCTCACTCTAGGTGAGCTACCCAATCTTCAATTGCTCTACATCAAAGGTATGCAGGAGTTGGAGAAATGGCCAGAGGTCAAATGTCCTTCCCTCTCACGGCTAAAGTTTAGCAACTGCCCCAAACTGAAGGAGCTACCCGAGTTCTTTCCAAATTTGAGAACCTTGAAGATCAAGCGCTGCACATCTCTAAGGGCTCTTCCAGTGGCCCCAAGTTTGATGTTTCTAAAACTTATTGACAATCTTGTTTTGGAGGATTGGCATGAAGTAATGACAACGTGGGTGGCTGTAAATGGTCAAGGCCAACGTTCCAGTTGGCACCAAGGGTCTTGGTTTAAATTGTTGGAACTGAATGTAATAAGCTGTCCCAAGCTGCAGGCACTGCCACAACACTTCTCTCCACAGAAGTTGGAGATCAGTGGGTGTGAGTTATTAGTTGCTCTCCCACAACCACAGTTTGCCCAACGTCTTCAGCATTTAGCACTGGATTCATGTCATGATGGAACATTAGTGAGGGCAATACCAAATACCAGTTCTCTATACTCGCTGGTTATTTCTGGCATCTCAAACCTCAACTCGCTTCCAAAATGGCCCCAACTTCCTGGCCTCAAGGCGTTGTACATTCGTGATTGCAAAGATTTGGTTTCTTTGTCTGAGAATGTAGAAGGGTCACTACGAGCTTTGGTATCTCTCAAACACCTCTCCGTCCGAAACTGTCCAATGCTTGTGACATTAACCGAGGAGCTCCCTGCTACACTAGAGTGTTTGAGTATTGGCTCATGCCCCCTTCTGCAGTCTCTAGGCCCCAAGGAGATACTGAAGAGCCTCCCTTCACTTCAGGACCTTTACATCGAGGATTGTCCCAAGCTCAACTCCTTGCCTGAGGATGGGCTTCCCAGCTCTCTTCAACATTTGCAAATACATGGATGTCAGCTGTTGACAGAGCGATGCCAAAAGGAGGATGGAGGAGGCCCAGATTGGCCAAAGGTTATGCATATTTCTGACCTGGAGATTGACTTACCTGAAGTTTCTTCAACAACTTTGCCCAAGAAGAAACCATCAGCAGCAGCTTGGTGTCGTCGATTCCTACGCTCTGGAG GGGCCATTGCCACAGAGGTCAATCGGAGTAATTCTGATGTAGACAAAGCTGTTAATGAGGATCTAAATGAACCAAAAGCAGAACAGGAAGGGACCGGATCCAAAGAATCCTTTCCCTCAACTGAGAGCAAATCAAGCTCCACAAAG GATTCTTCCAATGGAATCTCCAAACAAGCATCAGGTCTCCCACAACTAGtagatgaggaagaagaaaaacaagaaactcATTTGGTCCCTAGGTCAGCCTCAAAGAAAGTTctagaagagaaaaacataacTAATCCAACATCTGAAACTATTGACAATGAGGACGATGATATGGAGTCCTTTTACACTTCCTTAGGAGCCAAATCTGAAACTTCTCCGTCTACATCCAGTAGTGTCATAACTGATGTGCAGTCCCAGAAAACCAGGCCAGGTCAATCTGAAATAGACAAGGCATTGGACATAGTAAAAAATGTATTAGCAACTGACTTCTCTTCCGCATGTCATCCCGGTCGTTCCATTTCTTTAGATTCAGAATTAGAATTGTTGTGTGACTTGGATGAAAATGATGGCATCTCGGTTGGAATGAAATTCCTAGTGCTTCAACTCTCAAAGGACTTCAAAGTTCTGAAAAGTCGATACTGCCAAGCCAATGACACCATTGAAAGGTGCACCAACCTGATCAAGCCTATGGCTGAGATAGCATTTCAACTGGATGCAAATAAACAAAAGTTCTTCGAGCTCAATTCAGTTGAGGCAACAATTCAAAAGAGTATAATTGAGGCTGAGGCACAGATCAATGAGCTACAGAAGAAATTAGACACCTTCCCTCTGGCCGAACAACACATGCATGACAAGCAAACAATGTCAACAGATGGAAAGAGTATCTCTGGAGCTGAAGGACAGATAAATGagctaaaacaaaaaatagattcTTTGAGTATCTCTGGAGCTGAAGGACAGATAAATGagctaaaacaaaaaatagattcTTTGACTAAACGGAAAGGAAAGGGAAAGCAAGAGAAGAAAATGAACTTCACCGATGGAAAGAAGCTGAAGGAAAAGATGGATGTGGCAGCTAAGGCAGAGGAGGAGAAGAAGGAAGCTGAGAGGATCAAGAGGGAGATTGAAGAAAAGTGGTCAGACTACAACAAACAGTTTGAGACGCTTACGTGCAGTGGAG GAATGACCTTCTCCTAG
- the LOC142615198 gene encoding ADP-ribosylation factor GTPase-activating protein AGD5-like gives MQCSGIHRSLGVHISKVQSTTLDRWLLEQLAFIQSMGNEKSNSYRETKLPPNYNRVGIENFIRAKYEEKRWIARDGKPKSPTRG, from the exons ATGCAATGTTCTGGGATTCATAGAAGTCTTGGGGTACACATATCAAAG GTGCAGTCTACTACGCTTGACAGATGGCTTCTAGAACAGCTTGCGTTTATTCAAT CAATGGGAAATGAGAAGTCAAATAGTTACAGGGAAACCAAGCTACCACCAAATTACAACAGAGTTGGAATTGAGAATTTTATCCGTGCAAA GTATGAAGAGAAGAGATGGATTGCAAGGGATGGAAAACcaaaatcaccaactagaggGTAG